One Parasphingorhabdus cellanae genomic region harbors:
- a CDS encoding site-specific integrase, whose protein sequence is MGRSSLKNICQKQGRIYFRRKVAGRDTYIRLPELDDPDFAVEYQRVSSPENKRRRVAADTMAALVIDYRKSSEYQLIKSPKTKRNKARYLAMIESEDGHRTVSGCKNPHVRKMRDRYLDKPGKANNWLSTFRSLMKYAVENSWRDDNPAIGIKPLDTGEHEPWPTEVLRAALDVASPMMRLAIITGFCSGARVGDVIRMQHSWHDGQMMQFVTAKVVGKKDKGVGVAVPMHPLWLAEIEKVPRRSLTVLYDRSGSPFSSPKAIQERMRRLMAEIGSPTYLSNGKPKLYSFHGLRKNAACYLAELGLSDNQIGSICGMTPPTVRHYTKRKRILMVAEGVASRVTRGDVLPLKGGRNGK, encoded by the coding sequence GTGGGCAGATCTTCGCTAAAAAACATCTGTCAAAAGCAAGGCCGTATCTATTTTCGGCGAAAAGTAGCGGGTAGAGACACCTATATTCGATTGCCGGAACTGGATGACCCAGATTTTGCCGTTGAGTATCAAAGAGTATCTTCACCAGAAAACAAGAGGCGACGCGTCGCTGCGGATACAATGGCGGCGTTGGTCATCGATTATCGAAAGAGCTCCGAATACCAGCTCATTAAATCACCAAAAACAAAACGTAATAAAGCACGCTATTTGGCAATGATCGAGAGTGAGGACGGTCATCGAACCGTCAGTGGATGCAAGAATCCCCATGTGCGAAAAATGCGTGACCGCTATCTCGATAAGCCAGGAAAAGCGAATAACTGGCTGAGCACGTTTCGGTCATTGATGAAATATGCGGTTGAGAACTCTTGGCGTGATGACAATCCTGCGATTGGCATCAAACCTCTAGATACCGGTGAGCATGAGCCTTGGCCGACAGAAGTATTGCGGGCAGCTTTGGATGTCGCAAGCCCGATGATGCGTCTAGCGATCATCACCGGTTTTTGCAGCGGCGCAAGAGTAGGCGACGTCATCCGAATGCAGCATAGTTGGCATGATGGTCAAATGATGCAATTTGTGACAGCAAAAGTGGTGGGTAAAAAGGACAAAGGCGTCGGAGTTGCCGTTCCCATGCATCCTTTGTGGCTTGCGGAAATAGAGAAAGTTCCCAGACGATCTCTTACCGTGCTCTACGACAGAAGTGGATCCCCATTCAGTAGTCCGAAGGCGATTCAAGAAAGAATGCGTAGGCTCATGGCTGAAATCGGTTCACCAACATATTTGAGTAATGGTAAGCCGAAGCTATACAGTTTCCACGGCCTTCGCAAAAATGCGGCCTGCTATCTTGCCGAATTAGGGCTTAGCGATAATCAGATCGGCTCCATCTGTGGCATGACGCCGCCGACGGTGCGGCATTACACCAAACGGAAACGTATTCTCATGGTCGCAGAAGGTGTGGCGAGCAGAGTCACAAGGGGGGACGTCCTACCCTTAAAAGGGGGACGAAATGGCAAGTAA
- a CDS encoding helix-turn-helix transcriptional regulator → MAEVRAAAGLNQIDFAEQLSVPKSSYKNYERGAFDPPLSLIMQICETYAVDANWILFGKSKPSNKDLDKISDSIERAFSFLSEEGLELNAKNTNKAVAVILNLQDESGLDKSSVDPLLKKLVAE, encoded by the coding sequence ATGGCCGAGGTTCGCGCGGCCGCTGGTCTCAATCAGATCGACTTTGCCGAGCAGCTATCAGTACCCAAAAGTTCCTACAAAAATTACGAGCGCGGAGCCTTCGATCCCCCTCTCAGTCTGATCATGCAGATTTGCGAAACCTACGCGGTAGATGCGAACTGGATCCTTTTTGGCAAAAGCAAACCGAGCAACAAGGATCTCGACAAAATTTCCGACAGCATCGAACGCGCGTTTTCTTTTTTGTCTGAAGAGGGCTTGGAGTTGAATGCGAAAAATACGAACAAAGCGGTGGCGGTAATATTGAATCTTCAAGATGAATCAGGTTTGGACAAGAGTTCGGTTGATCCATTGTTGAAGAAGTTAGTGGCGGAGTAA
- a CDS encoding AAA family ATPase has protein sequence MSDNITINTESDAFQAILDWSKDKANWQRDCLRRLIVDGDLSKSDHDELLALCKDETKPCIPLDDTHIGGHSAGVPTVTLKSIKDAQNINALAEGQTLPFNPNGLSVVYGNNGSGKSGYVRILKRACRARTPKGKTEVLLHNIYSDGSGKQTAEIEYVAGGQNQKVKWEVGVAADALLSEVSVFDTKTANVHVEETNNLAYTPRPMKVVEELVSASRELKERFDAEHQSLKDQTPQAISSPTCSDGSQVGKLLSKLSGATNPEEVIALAKLSDGEEKQLKTLEGDFAQGADVIAKRLRSYKAGLAELLVKLRNLSNAVSDESASGLASLTANAKAKSDAAKLASSELFDGEPLKGVGSESWKALWETARAFSELEAYQARPFPVVDGDAHCLLCQQKLQGAAPERLKRFEVFVQDQTQTQARDASNMRDTTLSELARTAPTQSQLLKRIRQISDEIELDALAAVVRTFVAKAKWRLRDMMRLRGDSGIAIPPLPEAELTNAIEELEKRAAAILAEEDSEERKAQRAQYCELKDRKWLSTILDDVIAEIGRRKAIAELEVAVKSTRPNAITALNTQLSKALITERLRARFAQEIDDFKLAGLAIELKQAKSQLGVSRFRIGLMEAGSQNAGEILSEGEYRCVALAGFLAELATSDSDSGIIFDDPVSSLDHLHRQAIAERLAKEGKKRQVIVFTHDIAFLFLLRRACLNVDNPAEKSEIVFRHIQKRGKEPGHCRNEAPDSAKPTGKRLSTVRAHLANTKVKYDQDPDGDDWLMTSRGLINSVRQIWEKAIEDAISPVLRTFQSQVNTKGFKKLSAIELADAITMKECYGHCSVLLHQASDELNPQAPTPQQIEDEIKALENWIDDLETRQKAI, from the coding sequence ATGTCAGACAATATAACAATAAATACAGAATCAGACGCTTTTCAAGCGATACTGGATTGGTCGAAGGACAAAGCAAATTGGCAGCGCGATTGCTTGCGCCGCTTGATCGTCGATGGCGATTTGTCGAAAAGCGATCATGATGAGCTTCTTGCTCTTTGCAAGGATGAGACAAAGCCCTGCATTCCGCTTGATGATACACATATCGGTGGACACAGCGCCGGCGTGCCAACGGTTACTCTGAAATCGATTAAAGATGCGCAGAATATCAATGCTCTTGCCGAAGGCCAAACATTGCCATTTAACCCAAACGGGCTAAGCGTTGTTTATGGAAACAACGGTTCGGGCAAGTCTGGCTATGTGAGGATCTTGAAGCGTGCCTGTCGCGCACGGACGCCAAAGGGCAAAACCGAAGTCTTACTTCACAATATTTATAGTGATGGTTCAGGTAAGCAAACTGCCGAAATTGAATATGTCGCAGGCGGGCAGAATCAGAAAGTAAAATGGGAAGTGGGTGTAGCCGCTGACGCGCTGCTGTCGGAAGTTAGCGTTTTTGATACGAAAACCGCCAACGTGCATGTCGAGGAAACAAATAACTTGGCCTATACACCTCGACCAATGAAGGTGGTCGAGGAACTGGTTAGCGCCAGCAGAGAGTTGAAAGAAAGATTCGATGCCGAACATCAATCTCTTAAAGATCAAACCCCTCAAGCCATAAGCTCACCGACCTGCTCCGACGGTAGCCAAGTTGGAAAACTGCTCTCAAAACTATCCGGCGCTACCAACCCAGAAGAAGTCATTGCCTTGGCGAAGCTATCTGACGGCGAAGAGAAGCAGTTAAAGACGCTTGAAGGTGATTTTGCCCAAGGTGCTGACGTAATCGCAAAGCGACTTCGCTCATACAAAGCTGGGTTGGCAGAATTGCTCGTAAAGCTGAGGAACCTAAGCAATGCAGTATCAGACGAATCTGCAAGCGGTTTGGCTTCTCTTACAGCGAATGCGAAGGCAAAATCTGATGCTGCTAAATTGGCATCATCAGAATTGTTTGATGGAGAGCCGCTTAAAGGCGTTGGATCGGAATCTTGGAAGGCGCTTTGGGAGACGGCACGCGCCTTTTCTGAACTGGAGGCCTATCAAGCACGGCCATTTCCAGTCGTGGATGGTGACGCGCACTGCTTACTGTGTCAGCAGAAACTTCAAGGCGCTGCGCCCGAACGGCTAAAACGGTTTGAGGTGTTTGTGCAGGATCAGACACAGACGCAGGCACGTGACGCGAGTAACATGCGCGATACCACACTCAGCGAGCTTGCACGAACCGCGCCGACACAATCTCAATTGCTGAAGCGCATTCGCCAGATTTCAGATGAGATAGAGCTTGATGCACTCGCTGCCGTTGTCCGCACGTTCGTAGCCAAAGCAAAATGGCGTTTGCGCGATATGATGAGACTGAGAGGAGATAGTGGAATAGCCATTCCGCCGTTGCCCGAAGCCGAACTGACGAATGCGATTGAAGAACTTGAAAAACGAGCAGCGGCTATTCTGGCTGAAGAAGATAGCGAGGAAAGAAAAGCCCAACGGGCGCAATATTGCGAACTCAAAGATCGCAAGTGGTTGTCAACAATTCTTGACGATGTAATTGCAGAAATTGGGCGCAGAAAGGCCATCGCTGAATTGGAGGTGGCGGTAAAATCAACACGTCCGAATGCGATCACTGCGCTTAATACTCAGCTTTCCAAAGCCCTCATTACCGAACGATTGCGCGCTCGTTTTGCTCAGGAAATCGATGATTTCAAACTCGCAGGACTGGCAATAGAGCTGAAACAGGCGAAGTCGCAGCTTGGAGTTTCGCGGTTTCGTATCGGGTTAATGGAAGCCGGATCTCAGAACGCCGGTGAAATTCTCAGTGAAGGAGAATATCGGTGCGTGGCTTTGGCAGGATTCTTGGCTGAACTGGCAACTAGCGACAGTGACTCTGGGATCATCTTTGACGATCCGGTATCTTCGTTGGACCATTTGCACAGACAAGCAATCGCGGAACGGTTGGCGAAAGAAGGGAAAAAACGTCAAGTGATCGTGTTTACTCACGATATTGCATTTCTCTTTCTGCTCCGTCGAGCGTGTTTAAATGTGGATAATCCTGCCGAAAAATCCGAAATCGTTTTCAGGCATATCCAAAAACGCGGAAAAGAGCCGGGTCACTGCCGAAACGAAGCACCCGACAGTGCGAAGCCAACTGGCAAGCGCCTAAGCACAGTAAGGGCGCATCTTGCGAATACGAAAGTGAAATATGACCAGGATCCAGATGGCGATGATTGGCTAATGACCTCACGGGGATTGATTAACAGCGTTCGCCAGATATGGGAAAAAGCAATCGAAGATGCGATTTCTCCCGTGTTGAGAACATTTCAGTCGCAGGTGAACACTAAGGGATTCAAGAAATTATCTGCGATCGAGCTGGCAGATGCCATCACAATGAAGGAGTGTTACGGGCATTGCTCCGTTCTCCTGCATCAGGCTTCGGACGAACTTAATCCACAGGCTCCAACACCGCAGCAGATTGAGGACGAGATTAAGGCACTCGAAAATTGGATAGACGATCTCGAAACTAGGCAGAAGGCTATTTGA